One segment of Daphnia magna isolate NIES linkage group LG2, ASM2063170v1.1, whole genome shotgun sequence DNA contains the following:
- the LOC116916948 gene encoding pre-mRNA-splicing factor ATP-dependent RNA helicase DHX16, which yields MSLETWVSDQLIEILDFSDRYTSQFLTSLAHKSSSANDLIEKVRSTDTIDVTNAKVMTFLTELWGKIPRAAPKVNLERIAAKQQEQATLAMIEKNKRYKLVEDSDEEAMAPPPPPASKKIKKEKRKSESSSEDEDEKQRVRDLKERDEFSERLKLKDKDKQRNVVTVGKGFAEAAKRLQMEAEDKANIIPKLRVESRRKYLEKRKGDKITELEADIFDDEYLFDEQQLTERERKDREYKKKILSLAKEHDKARELELVQRYHMPDDKRDKAMPDRYVEIDDREKQPHSEQRIWEDARMATAQWNFGARDAKQRLQEKGKVHDYDLLLDDTIDFVQTNQLAGTKGIEDQPEVSDIQKKKMSLQETRKSLPIFPFREDLLQAVEEHQILIVEGETGSGKTTQIPQYLYEAGYCKDGKKVGCTQPRRVAAMSVAARVAQEMGKKLGNEVGYSIRFEDCTSERTVIKYMTDGMLLREFLSEPDLQSYSVMIIDEAHERTLHTDILFGLIKDIARFRPDLKLLISSATLDAEKFSDFFDEAPIFRIPGRRFPVEIFYTKAPEADYIDACVVTILQIHVTQDAGDILVFLTGQEEIETALESLTERTRRLGTRIKELLILPIYANLPSDMQAKIFEPTPPGARKCILATNIAETSLTIDNIIFVIDPGFCKQNSYNARTGMESLVVVPISKASANQRAGRAGRVAAGKCFRLYTAWAYKHELEENTVPEIQRVNLGNVVLLLKSLGINDLIHFDFLDPPPHETLALALEQLYALGALNHMGELTKLGRRMAEFPVDPMMAKMLLASEKYKCSEEIVTIAAMLSVNSAVFYRPKDKAIHADTARKNFFSPGGDHFTLLNVYNQWVDTDFSTQWCFENFIQHRSMRRARDVREQLVGLVERVEIDMVSNKDDLVAIGKAVTAGFFYNTSRLSKTGGYKTVKHNQTVLIHPNSSMFEELPRWLIYHELVFTTKEYMRQVIQIENSWLLEVAPHYYKAKDLEDTTTRKMPKNKGKSRAELGDH from the exons aacaaacgatacAAATTGGTGGAAGACAGTGATGAAGAAGCAATGGCTCCTCCACCACCACCTGCTAGCAAGAaaattaagaaagaaaaaaggaagtcTGAATCCAGCAGTGAGGATGAAGATGAAAAGCAACGAGTAAGagatttaaaagaaagagatgaGTTCTCTGAACGTCTCAAACtaaaagataaagataaacAGAGGAATGTGGTAACTGTTGGAAAAG GTTTTGCTGAGGCTGCTAAAAGACTTCAGATGGAGGCTGAAGATAAAGCCAACATTATTCCCAAACTTAGAGTTGAATCAAGACGAAAATATTTGGAGAAGCGGAAAGGAGATAAAATCACTGAATTAGAAGCTGATATTTTTGATGATGAGTACCTATTCGATGAACAACAACTAACAGAACGCGAGCGAAAGGATCGCGagtataagaaaaaaattctcaGCCTTGCCAAAGAGCATGACAAAGCCCGAGAATTGGAATTGGTGCAACGGTACCACATGCCCGACGATAAGCGGGACAAAGCAATGCCTGATAGATACGTCGAAATAGATGACCGAGAGAAACAACCGCATTCGGAGCAACGAATTTGGGAAGATGCTCGAATGGCCACCGCACAGTGGAATTTTGGAGCCAGGGATGCAAAACAGCGCCTtcaggaaaaaggaaaagttcaTGATTATGACCTTTTATTGGATGACACCATTGATTTTGTCCAAACAAACCAACTTGCTGGAACCAAGGGCATCGAAG ATCAACCAGAGGTAAGTGACatccagaagaagaaaatgtcatTGCAAGAAACAAGGAAATCTTTACCGATATTCCCATTTCGTGAAGATTTACTGCAAGCAGTAGAAGAACATCAAATTTTGATTGTAGAAGGAGAGACGGGCTCaggaaaaacaacacaaatcCCGCAATATCTTTACGAAGCAGGATATTGCAAAGACGGCAAAAAGGTTGGATGCACACAGCCTCGTCGAGTTGCTGCCATGAGCGTTGCTGCTCGTGTAGCTCAG GAAATGGGAAAGAAACTTGGTAACGAAGTAGGCTACAGTATTCGATTTGAAGATTGCACATCAGAAAGAACTGTTATCAAGTACATGACAGACGGTATGCTGTTGCGTGAATTTCTCTCTGAACCCGATTTACAGAGCTACAGTGTCATGATCATCGACGAAGCCCATGAGCGAACGCTTCATACCGATATTCTTTTTGGTCTGATTAAA GATATCGCACGTTTCCGACCTGATTTGAAGTTGCTTATTTCCAGTGCCACATTGGACGCTGAAAAATTTTCCGATTTCTTTGACGAAGCCCCTATCTTTCGAATCCCTGGCCGAAGGTTTCCTGTAGAAATATTTTACACTAAAGCACCCGAAGCGGACTATATCGATGCTTGTGTGGTCACAATTCTACAAATTCATGTCACTCAAGATGCGGGTGACATACTTGTCTTTCTTACCGgccaagaagaaattgaaactGCACTGGAGAGCCTGACAGAACGGACCCGACGACTAGGCACAAGGATAAAAGAATTGCTGATTCTACCTATCTATGCCAATTTACCGTCAGATATGCAG GCAAAAATTTTCGAGCCGACTCCTCCCGGTGCCAGAAAGTGCATTTTGGCAACGAATATCGCAGAAACGTCTTTAACTATTGACAACATCATCTTCGTAATTGACCCAGGATTTTGCAAGCAAAATTCATACAATGCGCGAACGGGAATGGAATCCTTAGTCGTTGTTCCAATTTCTAAAGCGTCAGCTAACCAACGAGCAGGGCGAGCTGGACGTGTTGCAGCTGGCAAATGCTTTCGCTTATACACAGCGTGGGCGTACAAGCATGAACTCGAAGAGAACACCGTACCAGAAATCCAACGAGTTAACTTAGGCAACGTCGTTTTGCTGCTCAAGTCACTCGGTATCAACGATCTAATCCATTTTGACTTTTTGGACCCACCCCCGCACGAGACGTTGGCTTTGGCGCTTGAACAACTTTACGCTTTAGGCGCCCTGAACCATATGGGCGAGTTGACCAAGTTGGGTCGTCGGATGGCTGAATTTCCAGTTGATCCAATGATGGCTAAAATGCTCCTAGCTTCGGAAAAGTACAAATGTTCTGAGGAGATCGTCACCATTGCTGCCATGCTTTCAGTCAACAGTGCGGTTTTCTATCGACCTAAAGATAAAGCAATTCACGCCGACACGGCTCGCAAAAATTTCTTCTCACCTGGAGGCGACCATTTTACATTGCTTAACGTTTACAACCAATGGGTGGACACGGATTTTTCAACACAATGGTGCTTTGAAAACTTTATCCAGCATCGGTCAATGAGACGGGCTAGGGACGTCAGAGAACAGCTAGTCGGCTTGGTGGAGCGAGTGGAAATTGATATGGTTTCCAATAAAGACGATTTGGTAGCCATCGGTAAGGCAGTTACGGCTGGCTTCTTCTATAACACATCGCGTTTGTCAAAGACGGGCGGATACAAGACAGTCAAACACAACCAAACTGTGCTCATCCATCCAAACAGTTCAATGTTTGAAGAACTTCCTCGTTGGCTCATCTATCATGAACTTGTATTTACTACGAAAGAGTACATGAGGCAAGTTATTCAAATCGAAAATAGTTGGCTACTGGAAGTAGCTCCCCACTACTACAAAGCCAAGGACCTGGAAGACACAACCACACGCAAAATGCCCAAAAACAAAGGCAAGTCACGAGCGGAATTGGGTGATCATTGA